A single Montipora foliosa isolate CH-2021 chromosome 7, ASM3666993v2, whole genome shotgun sequence DNA region contains:
- the LOC138011105 gene encoding uncharacterized protein PF3D7_1120000-like: protein MDIEKFEKISVAGKKTRDVRNMLKQYKEERQDAFEGVSEIYKPLIDTQKSVKETIDEKQDKLIEQLEKNQKAITSGLENVFILNQLPEQIDEPKTTLPIDYKPLMMAEKHKYKSDMDKGFNEVLKGIRNNTIDFDDYDNELGKIIKKTASEKGGLSKSKKMKEQNVDRINVLTKEIKILQKYKNRINLIPEGLKTVGEGLYTQKKRNAYKVDKNGIYGGLIIDLPKLFGQLKMIAHKDGKKVYDKQADFDTIDLFTKRYNSGKKYSPLSREIFNDINTLSEIPIHRTSNKFKKLGSGVIYYNNPEDLLSRLELLGGSILAGNNALNKIGVASNDQLNDLLREYVI from the coding sequence ATGGACATTGAAAAATTCGAAAAGATCAGTGTAGCTGGTAAAAAAACCAGAGATGTTAGAAATATGTTGAAACAGTACAAGGAGGAAAGACAAGATGCTTTTGAAGGAGTATCAGAAATCTACAAACCATTGATTGACACTCAAAAAAGTGTGAAAGAAACCATCGATGAAAAGCAAGACAAACTGATCGAACAGCTTGAAAAGAATCAAAAGGCGATCACAagtggtttggaaaatgtttttataTTGAATCAATTGCCTGAACAAATAGATGAACCAAAAACAACATTACCAATTGATTATAAACCCTTAATGATGGCTGAAAAACACAAATACAAATCAGATATGGACAAAGGGTTTAATGAAGTTTTGAAGGGTATTAGAAACAACACAATAGATTTTGacgattatgataatgaattgGGTAAGATCATAAAAAAAACTGCATCTGAAAAGGGTGGATTGTCTAAAAGCAAAAAGATGAAAGAACAAAATGTGGATCGAATCAATGTTTTGacgaaagaaatcaaaattttgcaaaagtaTAAGAACAGAATTAATTTGATCCCAGAAGGCTTGAAGACTGTTGGCGAAGGATTATacacgcaaaagaaaagaaacgctTACAAGGTCGATAAAAATGGTATTTACGGTGGGTTGATAATCGATCTTCCAAAATTATTTGGTCAATTAAAAATGATTGCTCACAAGGACGGTAAAAAGGTGTATGATAAACAAGCTGATTTTGACACCATAGATTTATTTACAAAGAGATACAATAGTGGAAAGAAGTATTCACCGTTGTCTAGAGAAATATTCAATGACATAAACACTTTATCTGAGATTCCAATCCATCGGACTAGcaataaattcaagaaattaggTTCTGGTgttatttattataataatccCGAAGATCTCTTGTCAAGATTGGAACTGCTTGGAGGATCTATTCTAGCTGGTAATAATGCATTAAATAAAATCGGTGTCGCAAGCAATGATCAACTGAATGATTTATTGAGAGAATATGTAATCTAA